AGTATGAGCAGATTACAATGCATACCTTTGGTTCTATTGAAGCTAGTGAAAAATGGAAGGTATGAGCACATTACAATGCTAATCTGATTGTGGAATGTTCTTAAAATTTCCTCATATGGATAGCCAGGGCTTAAGAACAACCGCCAACGGCTTAGAAGCACCTAACACAAGATAACAAGCTTATGTCAGAAATGATCCACATACGGCTACCAAAATCAAAAGTAACTAAGGTTGTAAAGTTCTTAATCCAATGTGCTTATACATCACTGAGCATCCACAACCCGTGCAACAATATCATTgcaatttcaaaatcaaaaactaGTCAGGCTGGTTTTCAAAACAtgcaaataaaattatcataatcAGAAACATTATCAGCATAACATCATGTAGAAGTACCTCTTCAGAGAAATTTGAGACAATGAAGATTTAAAATTCacctttaaatatatatatatatatatatatatataattttttttaatccagtGTATGTGTACTGAAAGGTCTGCAGTTAGGGAAGACAATAATGTGGCCTGTGTTCACATACAAAACCAAACATGTATGGATTAGTatctttgattaaaaaaattttaaaaaaaacccagttATAAGCTGTAGAAACAAACAAGAAATCAAGACACAAAACATTACACAAGAAACATGGTTAAAGAACATATATAGGATATACTATTAGAAAAGCTTTATAGCACTAAAAACATGAGGCCAATACTCAAGAACTAAGTACTAGGActtaataataacttaattaaCATAAACACTTAAAATGTACCATTTGAAGATAGCACAACGAAACTAATTATGGATATTCCCTCTGACATCCAAACACATCTATAATTAAAACTTACCTGAGCCCCAGCAAGCTTGTTGTCCCAGCTAAGCACACCATAATCAGGGCCTCCCCAAAAAGCTCCAGCACGTCTGGCAATACCAGGTGTAGTGGCAAGCTGAAGATAGGAAGAATTCCCAGTTGCATAGTACAACCAAGCTCCACCCCATACAAACTCATCCCAGTAACTAGTGGAATTATAGAATGTAGCAGCTTCAGAACCACCAGCGCTGTATCTGCCCCTCTGCTCTCTTGAAAACTTAAAGGGTGTTCTGGCTCCATGAACAAGTTTCTGCAAGTAGGCCTTGTTCTCCTTGAAAACAATAGATGCAGCAGCGAGAGCAGCAGCCATTTCTGCACCAAGATCTGAGCAGCTGGAACATGTCATTACAGGTCGTTTGTAATCAATGTCCTCAGGACGCATCCAGCAATAATGATCATTAGAAGTTGCACTCCCTCCAGAAGTATCCCCTGACCCGACCTATCAAAAAAGGGGACAAATTATTACATTTAATTGCATACTTCACAAGAGATACAAAGACAAACTTTAACGATAGTTTGATAACTTATTACATGGCTTAATCATGGCAcctggcaaaaaaaaaaaaaacatctagaGAGTAGTATAAAAGTTCCTAAATGCTTTGAAAACGTAGAGTAAAGTCAATAATGATGGGATCTAACCCATAATATcgagagaaaaaaaacacccTGGTTCCTCCTAGATATACTGAAATGTAGAAGTAGCAGGTTCAGACAAAGCATAAGGCATAATAAGCAGTAATTATATAGTTAAATGCAATGAGCAAAGAATTAATAACATATAGTGTAGTATACTATATATCTGCGCAACAAGGGTATTAATGGTATCTGCAGTACTATTGAATGTCTTGAAAAAATAATCAGTTCCCCACTTAATAATTTCTTTAACATGGGTGAGCTCTCCAGCATCTTCATACTTTTGTCTGTATTCAATAACAATCCAGCTCAACATGGTGATGGCAAAGTTGAGGGAAGTTGAACTTGATAGCATCTCCAGCATCATAATAGACACCCACTAGATCCTTGTAAAATGTTCCAGATTGGCCTTTGCCATCATCTAGACAGGAATTACCTCTCCATGATACATTATTATGCTTTGGGAGTTTCCCAGCTGCAAATATCAAGTTAAAACCCTTAAGAAATGAAGGATCTTTGCATTGGGATCACTAAAAATTCTCTAATAaggatttgagatttttttacttccaatttttttaccattgtTGCTActtattaaatcattaaaaaaaaaatataactgcTAACAGAACATATTTGGTATACAGATTTGATTGGGCTATGcgaaagaaacaaaattattgctttgtgtgtgtgtgtgtgtgtttttaattAATGGGGCATGTGAAGGAAAgacttaatctttttttctttgactaATGTATATAAAAATGCAGTAAGTGaataatttgaattaataaatataGTATGTATCTATGTCTGATGtgtgatttatttaattttggaaatAGGCTCTTGGGAATTTCTTTGTTACTCAAATGGTCCCCTTGATACATTGTATACAGATTTTCTAGCTCAATTGAACAAGATTGATCCATTTCGAGAAGCTATGTTCATTTGTGTCAAGGAGAGACAAACCCTTAGTGCAACTTATGTTGACCTTTGGTTGTTGATCAAGGATACTCCAATGCTTAAACAAGTACTAAAACATTTTTAAACAGTATGGAGATGACATGCCTTGGTAAGCATAAATAGGAAGGATGAGGATGCTTTTTGGTAAGAATGGATGATCACCCAAAATTCGGCCTTTGAGCATGATAAGGGTCGTTCCCCTAAGTCAACTACAAGACATATCCTTAGGTGGAGTATTTAAAgatataaatagtggtttctcaaaaaaataaaaagatataaatagtGGATTGGTTCAATCGCATTTAATGTAATTGAAAGTTGGTGAGGTATAATAGATATTCAAActaaagttttttgttttcttaggaACCGAAGGGAATATTCATGTGGAACTTAAATTCACTCTCCCTGGAAAGGAACGACAAGATTTTGTCTACAGTGGACTTTAGGTACTTCagactcccccccccccccccccccacacacccTCACACAAGAAGATTTTAGTTACTGGCGcagcttttttaattttaagtctCTCAAATGGCACTTTCTCCTTCCATAAAAATAGGATTGAGGGCGAGGTTGTTGATGTTGGTTTACATGTTGTGAATTCTTCAATAAGCCCACATTAACTCCCAATAATACCATAAATTTGTAAGCTAATGCTGTGAACATATGTAATAAATGGTTACGGTAGGTTTGATGACCCCTTTCATTTTACGTTGAATTTGTTTGATTATCAATGATGCTGCTTCTGTTTTCAGGCAGTTGATTTGAACTCAGAGCTTGTTTGTGTCCATGATTCTGCCAGACCTTTGGTATCATCAAGAGATATAGAAAAGGTTTGTCTTTGTTCTATGCTTATCTAGCCCGCTAACTTTAGTCGTTAAAATCAGTAGTGGTCATCAAATGCACTATTTTCTAGGAGATCTATGCTTACAATCTGGATAATTCCCAAATCTTAAACTTAACAGGCAATTTCTCTTGgaggttggattttttttttttttttgaattgaggATTCCACTTCAATAGCTTACAAGCAATTTCTCTTACGTTTATACTGTGTACCTATTAAGAAATATTGTTACCCTTGCCATTTGCCTTGCTTACAACCACTACAATAATACAGATGAAAGGCTTTGAAGTCACAGTTATGAAGAAGTCAAAACTTGATCAAATATGCTAAGTGTAGAAATGATCTACAACTTGCATATGTTCCAAGGGAGTTACAATGACTGGTTCCCATTATTATACCCTAATAGCTTAAATTTTTGGGAGAATCGATAATTTATCATTCACTATATCCAACTCTTATTATCTGAAGAATCACATGCAGATGCAACTAattgggggaaaaaagaaaagaggattTAGTGTGAATACTAGAAGGTAGTTTCTAACTTGACCGATGGCCCAAATTTGAACAGCTTTTGAGGGTCTGTAGAAAAGACTAATCTCGATGcattgagtgtaaaaatcatGAGACCTAGACTACCTTGTAGATCTATAGAGTAGGTATCAAAAGATATCATGTACAAAATTGACAGGTTTCAAATGCACATTCTTCTGATAATATTTAAGAGTACCTATTGGGTTTTCCAGAATTGCTTCAGATTATATCTCCTGCTCTCCCTCCCAATCTCACTTTTTCAGCTATAAccttacaaattttatattttttgttccaaaatatgGCCTTTAAAGATAGAGGATGACTGGTCAATTGTTTGTTTTTAGGTTCTTAAAGATGGTTGGTTGAATGAAGCAGTTGTACTTGGTGTTCCTGTAAAAGCTACAATCAAAGAGGTACTGATTAACTGTAGATTGCCCCTGGGCCTTCATtcctcacccccccccccccccccccccaaaaaagtGTAATGAAGATAATTTATTTGAGGCTCTTAAATTTTTAGAACAAAGatcaatttaaaattacatttttccataaaaactgataattctattaaattttcattatttacgAAGTTCTGTTGAATTGTATTTATGATTCAGATAAATGTATAGCTGATTTTGAATGAGTTgcatgtatttttgtttttcccataATGAATTCTTCCTATATGGTGTTTTCTTCTAGTTGTAGCACTCTGCTATTGtcattttcttctctattttgttgtgaaatttttgttttccatatcttgtaattcaatttaaaaagaTATTGTCTTAATTCAGTGTAGCCCTAATGTCAATAGAGCCAAGGTCATTAGTTCGAATCTCCCCCACCCCTGCACTTTGGGGCCAaacttatttatcaaaaaagataATGTCTTAATTCTATAGCGTACTTTCTTAATCTTgttcttaatttgttatatcTATAATTTAATTCCTCATGGATTACATATTTCTAAATTTAGTTTCTTGCCTTGTCTCCTATAGTGTCAACATCCATATCTTTGCCATACTCACACATGAGTTTGGATCTCTTCCTTTTCCTAAATGGTACTCTAGGTATCTCATAGCCCTTATTCTCGCTATGTTCCTGTTTATATCTAGTTTTACCAAGGTTATACCTCCTCTGCTGTGACTGATACATGTACTTATGTCCCATTGGTTGCTTGTGGTGACGAAATTGGTGCAACTTTTTGGCCTTTTACATTTATTGTGGGTGCACCATTTCAATTTACCTTTTTATTATTGCTAGTAATGATAGTGCGTAGAAGAGTACTTCAATTTAGTCTATTTTGGCGTCATTCCCTGAATTGTTTCTtgcattatataaaaaatttggtgtATAGAACAAAATCTTCGTACCAACCATTATGTTTCTGTTCTTCATTTAACACATAGAAGTTCACATTATGTTTCTGTGAGTTTTAATATCTTTTATTGACATGGTTCCCTACATTTATGCATATTATCAACTTGATTAGGAATAAGTTTTCTCCACCAATTGACCTTGTGAAGATTCAAAGTTATTTCCTGATCTTTGGGCAAGTCAACAGTGAATCTTTTGTAATAAGAACTCTGGACAGGAAAACACTTTGGGAAATGCAAACCCCACAGGTTTAATGTCGAAAGCATATAtctatattttgataatttgtttaGTTCTAAATGAGCTTATTTAGGTAATTAATAATATTGCTGCATAATTACTCTCTTTTTTACAGGTGATTAAACTTGAGTTACTTAAAAAAGGTTTTGAGCTTGTAAATAGGtacttcaaaattaattttgtgataattattttttttcctcatagttgaaatgtattttatagttcaCATTTCATAAGTATGTTGTATACTATCTAAAACTTTCTATTATGATATTTATCTACAAAATTGATTTATCATAAAGAATTCTTGAAAGGTGACTGACCTCATTTTGAGCTTTAgttatttcttaatatatttgGAAGTTTATTCTATGTAAGAGAGAAAGGCAATCTCATCTATTTGGACTGTAAATCATTTTGCCGAGATTGTTTTGCAGGTCACAAC
This genomic stretch from Castanea sativa cultivar Marrone di Chiusa Pesio chromosome 1, ASM4071231v1 harbors:
- the LOC142608587 gene encoding endoglucanase 9-like; this encodes MLCLNLLLLHFSISRRNQGVFFLSILWVGSGDTSGGSATSNDHYCWMRPEDIDYKRPVMTCSSCSDLGAEMAAALAAASIVFKENKAYLQKLVHGARTPFKFSREQRGRYSAGGSEAATFYNSTSYWDEFVWGGAWLYYATGNSSYLQLATTPGIARRAGAFWGGPDYGVLSWDNKLAGAQVLLSRWRLFLSPGYPYEEILRTFHNQISIVMCSYLPFFTSFNRTKDGLIQLNHGRPQPLQYAVNAAFLATLYSDYLKAADTTGWYCGPNFYSTEVLRDFAKIQIDYILGKNPWKMSYNVGFGNHYPKHVHHRGASIPKNKIKYNCKGGWKWRDTSKPNPNTLVGAMAAGPDKHDGFHDVRTNYNYTEPTLAGNAGLVAALVALSGDRTTGIDKNTIFSSVPPMFPTPPPPPAPWKP